DNA from Daucus carota subsp. sativus chromosome 1, DH1 v3.0, whole genome shotgun sequence:
AAAACTAAATTAAACATAGGTATGCTTAATGGTCTAACTACTGTCAATTGAAGTAAATTTCTCGGCTAATTCACATTGTTTTATATATGGGTCTTGCTTTGTTCTATATAACCACAAAAGTGAGCATGACATTGGTTGAAAGCGCTTTTTATCCATAATAAGGCTACACATGCCCAGATGCCTACGAGCGGGAGTCCACGAATGGGATGCTAAAGTTTCAGTTTGAAGTTCTATCCTTCAATATATCTCGTTAAAAAGTTTGGAATAAATGCTTATGACTATATAGTAATGTGGATACCTGTTGGTCCTCGAATGTATTGCAGAAGGAGGGATTGAATGCAATActgataaatttaaatcttaattcaACAACCAATTAAAGATTTAAGTATATCAGCAGAGTATGATACAAACTAATTTATGAACACTTGTAGtttaacttcacaaaataaatggCTTATTTATTTTGCTGTTTTGCTCCAACCTCGAAAAATAATTCTCGAGCTTCGGTTATCTCAAGGAATACACTTGTGTTTCACTCCCTTGGTGTTCTCTCTGTTTGATATACTCAAATTACATACTGGCTCAAGTTTTGGTTCCTATacttatatcagagtttaaccTAACTTGGCCACCACGGgttctgaaaggatatcttcgatatatatttatttatatatttgttttggtatttatgacgaacattaaatttaatttcacttagtaatcctcccaaataggacattgatttatttgattaattaaaagtaaAAGGTTATCATGGCAAGTCATTTCAAAATCTTTGAATACTTTCTTGGTACTAAAATATAtcgatttttaagaaaatattcattACGCAATAGCCATGCTGTGGAGTTTTGTATTTCTACGATTCTCTTTTCCTATTGCAATATTAAATACATGAGACTGGATGAAGTATCATCTACATATGATATTCTTTTAAACACTCATGTGACATTatcttttttgtaatttattccatatttcttccttCGTAAATCTCTCAATTTAATAAGTCCTTCACCCTTCCAAAGTGATATTTTTCTATGGAAGATTTATCATCTccttattaatattttctttgaaaatattaatattgtctttgattcCATATTTGGAATACTTTTCCTCGATCTCTCAAATTcagtatttttcggagaaaaatattttcaatactTCGAAAGCACTTCAAAATTgtcaaattcatgatttatcatgaacatcaattttctaagtattttggagTCAAAAGGATCGTCAAAAAGCCTACTTGTTCTGACTAAAGACGAATTGTTTCGGTTTTATGAATATCGATCTTTGAAGAGAATATTCAGGTTTAATACTCTAAAATAGTTCCCTATCCACAAAAGTATTTTATCTCTGAGGGAATatcttttaagtatttattcaaatCTTTACTTGGGCCAAATCTCGTCTTCAGTTTGTCAAATGAATTTTCGTATCGTATTTGGAACCCAAAAGCCGATTAATCGTTTTAATTCCAAATtaaatacttctgtaacagccCGATTTTTCGGACTATTATCATTCTATCAAACAATATAAATCCATATTtaattccataaataatataaagaaagtCACATAATATCATAAATCAATCTCTCAAAGATCCCAATTCTAAAATTGAACATAAAACTAATATCCTTCATGGAGACGCAGCTCCTAAAAtgactgaaaataaaatataatcattattattagaCTCTAGCCCACTCCAATCAAATCCAACTCCAAAGTCATGCCAATAACATTAACCTGAAATTTGTAAGTCGTGAGCTACACAGCCCAGTAAGAAAACAAATTCGACCAACAGACCAAAAACTTTTAAGACTTGCTATAGTTCACAATTTCGTAACCAAGAATcataaatcattatttcataAAGTAAATTCCACAGTTCGCTAGGCCACTAATACCCGGTGGCATGGTATCATAGGTTCATAGGTATCAATAATGCGTCCCTTACTAAGGTATCATGAATTGTGCCAAGCATGCCCTAGTAAGGTATCATAAtctagttccggaactatacgCAATTACTAACAGGTTCATAATTCATAGCTAGCTGGGAATTccttatatctaaaatattttttctcaaTCCCAAACTTTCATAACAAAGCAGTATAAAACATTTGAAACAATTCTGAAAGTGCGAAAAGTAATCTTACCTTAACAAAAAAATCACTTATAACTCGCAGCACTGAACCTTACACagatttttaatcataaaaataaaggaTTATCAGTCTACTAGACAATAAAAATACAATCTATTTAACCCTATAATTTCTAACAGTACACAAGTAAGGTTTAGGACTagcatatattaaatataatataactataccCAACTGGCCAACACTgatactgatatatatataatctgacaCTGCCCAACTGACCAAACCTGATATCCAAGGAATAGGAGTAAAATATTACttgtaaataaattaagaactaataaaaatctcttttcttttgtttccaAAAACatcttatataaaaatattttaatgtacacaaaaatcaattaagtgaataaaagtagttaaataatttatttgttttcaaatcaaaatatataataattaatacatggtacataaatattaaaaacccTTACCAAATACAAATATCACTGGTAACACATTTTTAACACATCCACACATATTACTGATGCAtaaaatacacacatatataatttgtaaagttattgaaaaatataataaattaaatataataaaatatagatttgAAGAAACCTTTTTCCTGTTACAAaacacttattttcaaaaatataagtaaccttcatatatatataacagtaTGAGATACATTAAGAATATAAACAAATAGAGAATAACCTTCATTTACAACAGTATCAGTACACAATCAGAATAACAGAGAGAATGACAGGAGGGTTTCAAAACATACTACACACATAATCTATTTTTTACATCATAGCTTCAACAATATAGTTAATAAAGAAAAGCACAATAACAGGAGAATAACAATAGGGTAAAACAGAACGTACCTTTTTATGGTTAAAACCTTTACAGGTTATCGTATATATAAGCCTTTTTAGGTATAACCTATTTGTTACGTAAAAGATATCTTAGCTAACGGATAAAccttacatattaaaaataggaCACGGATGTTTATTCTATTTAAAACTGTAaccacataaatattaataaaaccttATAAaccaaacattaataaaatcttattaacaACATACTTTTAAATTTCAcacaataaaatactaataaaatctttcataataaaataaactcttgtaatttaaaatattagtaaaagtttgcacaataaaatattgtacaataaaatacttttttcaacaatacatatatatacataacaattaaataaaaaaaaactacgaatattacattctacccttcttaaaaaaaatttggtccCCAAATTTACACCTAAAGACATACATGTAAtgtactcttaaaataaaataaaaataaggaaAATCTTACCTTAATTTTCATTCGGTTCGTGTTGGTATACTCGCCCATAATTTGGACCAAGTAAAGCCGCTAGGGTTGCTTTGTTCCCATTGTCTTTGTCTCTGGTTGAGTCACGATTTGGACATTCTGCAACTCTATGTCCCATCTCATCGCAACTGAAACATGCTCCTGTGTTCCATCGGCAGTCCTTATCCAAGTGATTACGACCACACCTTGAACATTGAAGCTTGCCCCCTTGATTCCCCTTGTTTGCATTTCCACCCGTTCCTCGATTATTAAACTTCTTCGACGATCCAGTACCATTAAATCCTCCTGAAGGCTCGCTTCGCTTCTTAGTTTCTTCATCTTTCTTCTTTAATACCTCGACCATGCCTCTTTCAACCACTAATGCCTTGTTAAGTATTTGCTCATACGTGGTTAACTCAAAATTTGCAACAGCATGCCTAATATTTTCCCTAAGTCCTTCCTCCAATCTTCTAGCCCGACTGATCTCGTCAGCAACTAAGGTAGGAGCATATTTGGAGAGCCTCACAAACTCTGCTTCATACTCTACTACCGTCCTATCTCCCTGCTCAAGCCTAATGAAATCCCTCTCTTTTTGCACACGAACAGATCTTGGAAAGTATTTATCTGTCAATGCcgtcttgaatctatcccatgTCATCGGATCAGTATTTTCCTCAatcctcctttgctccatcagcCACCAATCATATGCACTGCCCTGTAATTGATACACAGCTAAAGTAACCTTTTGCCCATCATTACTTCCCATCAATTCAAATGCCTTTTCCATCTCTTGGATCCATTTTTCCACAATAGCAGGGTCAGTTGCACCATCAAATGTTGGGGGGTTCAAACGCTTGAATTCTGACACAATACTTCGTTGAGCTGGTTGTTGATTTCCaacaagtgttgccaaggtttGCGTGAGCTGGTTCAACATATTTCCACCTTAATTATTATTGTTCTCGTTATTGTTTCAACTGCTCCCACTATTGTTTCTGTTGTTATTTCTTCGTTGGCGATGCATGATTCCTACATAATTTACATAAAACTTATCCCTAGTACGAGATGTAAagcaaaagaaatatatataagccaaaatataaattgataacAATTTTATTCATTATCAGACTGaaaacaatacaatattttttttcctaatcaataataataataaaaagtgcATCCAAAGAAATGCATTGCGTCCTAAAAATAACGTTTACTAAAAAAAAACTCTCCACAAAAAATCCTAATATGATGAATAGTTGTCGGAAGGGGAAACACTCGCCGAGGGAGGGTAATCATAATGAGCACCTCCTCTTAAAGCATCCCCTACAAGTGCAACACTTCGCAAGACCTCAACTTGCGTTTTTTTCGCAAAACTCTTAATGTACTTTTTGGCTCTTTTGTTCACACATCTACCCCTTAATGAGGAACCGTAAAATCTGTCACAGCCCTCAAGTAAGTACTCTCTCAACCTTACTAGTCGGTGCTCAGTTGTATCCAGCTTCAGGTTTGCCTCTTCTAACTCAGCTCGAAGACTTTCAATTTCTATCTCGAGCTCAGACTTCTTAGCGGGCCTATTAACAATCTCTCCTGGATAATCTTCAATTGGTCCATCACTATCATTATCAGATTCAAGGTCAAGGTTATTAATTGAATCATCACTGTCTGAGCTAGGGTCATAGTCTGATGGTGGTGGTGAACTATCGGTGGGATCCTCAACGTCAGACATCTCAACCTCAACGTACTCATCTGCCATCTACAAAAGTCACaaagatatattaatattttaaaatctcaactCACAGGTCACGCCTAAATGGCAGTCTACAAGAAGCTAACCTCGCTCGAATACCAACTGTAACAGCCCGATTTTTCGGACTATTATCATTCTATCAAACAATATAAATCCAAATTTAATTCcgtaaataatataaagaaagtcacataatatcataaatcaatctctcaaaaatcccaattcTAAAATTGAACATAAAACTAATATCCTTCATGGAGACGCAGCTCCTAAAAtgactgaaaataaaatataatcattattattagaCTCTAGCGCACTCCAATCAAATCCAACTCCAAAGCCATGCCAATAACATTAACCTGAAATTTGTAAGTCGTGAGCTACACAGCCCAGTAAGAAAACAAATTCGACAAACAGACCAAAAACTTTTAAGACTTGCTATAGTTCACAATTTCATAACCAAGAATcataaatcattatttcataAAGTAAATTCCACAGTTCGCTAGGCCACTAATATCCGGTGGCACGGTACCATAGGTTCATATGTGTCAATAATGCGCCCCTTACTAAGGTATCATGAATTGTGCCAAGCACGCCCTAGTAAGGTATCATAATCTAGCTCCGGAACTATACGCAATTACTAACAGGTTCATAATTCATAGCTAGCTGGGAATTccttatatctaaaatattttctcaatCCCAAACTTTCATAACAAAGCAGTATAAAACATTTGAAACAATTCTGAAAGTGCGAAAAGTAATCTTACCTTAACAAAACAATCACTTATAAATCGTAGCACTGAACCCTACACagatttttaatcataaaaataaaggaTTATCAGTCTACTAGACAATAAAAATACAATCTTTTCAACCCTATAATTTCTAACAGTACACAAGTAAGGTTTAGGactaacatatattaaatataatataactctGCCTAACTGGCCAACACTGATACTGATATTTATAATCTGACACTGCCCATGACCAAACCTGATATCCAAGGAACAGAAGTAAAATATTACttgtaaataaattaagaactaataaaaatctcttttcttttgtttccaAAAACatcttatataataatattttaatgtacacaaaaatcaattaaatgaataaaagtagttaaataatttatttgttttcaaatcaaaatatataataattaacacatggtacataaatattaaaaacccTTACCAAATACAAATATCACTGGTAACACATTTTTCACACATCCACACATATTACTGATGCAtaaaatacacacatatataatttgtaaagtcgtagaaaaatataataaattaaatataataaaatatagatttgAAGAAACCTTTTTCCTGTTACAAaacacttattttcaaaaatacaagtAACCTTCATTATATAACAGTATGAGATACATTAAGAATATAAACAAATAGAGAATAACCTTCATTTACAACAGTATCAGTACACAATCAGAATAATAGAGAGAATGACAAGAGGGTTTCAAAACATACTGCACATAACCTATTTTTTACATCACAGCTTCAACAATATAGTTAATAAAGAAAAACATAATAACAGGAGAATAACAGTAGGGTAAAACATATTGTACATTTTTGTGGTTAAAACCTTTACAGGCTATCGTATATATAAACCTTTTTAGGTATAACCTATTTGTTACGTAAAAGATATCTTATCTAACGGATAAAccttacatattaaaaataagacaCGGATGTTTATTCTATTTAAAACTGTAaccacataaatattaataaaaccttATAAaccaaacattaataaaatcttattaacaacatacttttaaattttacacaatgaaatactaataatatctttcataataaaataaactcttgtaatttaaaatattagtaaaagtTTGCACAATAAAATATTGGACAATAAAATACTTTTTTCaacaatacatatatatacataacaatttaataataaaaaaaactacgAATATCACAACTTCAACTTGCcggaatgacttgaaacttgagattagtcagttaaatattatttctagtGCATGGTGaaagtttcgtaatttttcgaTAACTTTCATTTCGGTGAGATTTTCCGATCAGTTGACCCGACCTTAGACTGCGCAATTGAGCTAGCTagagttgaccaaaaattatcAACTTTGCAGGATGcaattttccaatattctaagatttttcatattttttatgaaatttttcGAAGTCGTTTGAAAAATCACATTATTCGGTGTATCGGATTTTTAGCCGTTTTCTCGGTTTGCATGCCACATTCTAGAGGCTGTAGTGCTGAGATTTTGTGAAAAGATGCTGGTCAACTATGCAATAAATGCTATTTGAGCACATGGGGGAAAATGGATGACAAGTGTGGAACCCACCCActttaattcaaattaatacaccattttacattaattttaattcacaaaacaCTCTCATCTTCTCCTATAAATACCCCCCATCACCAACTCTTTTCTTCAAGTTAAGAGCCAAAGAATTGCTGAGATTTTTGAAGTAAACACTCTCTCAAGATATACAAACACTCTCTTCATCTACTTCTCCATTAAAACCTTCtcattcacacacacacacacacacacacacatatatatatatatatatatattcatatatacacaaggttttaATCACCAAAGCTTTGTTTCACCCAACCAAGCTTTTTCCCACCTAGTCAAGCTCTCCCCCACTTATTTTCGGCCTCCCGAACGGATGCCCAAATCCGTCCGTGTGCCTAAATTGTatcgaacctccggcgaattttttcGGCGAACTCTTTCGTTAGTCTTCGTAAGTGGTTACTCTCTTAGCTTCATATTCGTGTCTGAACCGACCGATTTGTGTTCCTATATAAGAGCTCATACTTTAATATACTCTTAATCTTTAAAGCTCTCTATATACGGATCTATCTTTTCGAACAATATATTCGAAAGATAATATACCCGATCTAAATATTCGGGTAATACGAACAAAGTTTCGTACTCCAAAATATACGGAGTTTGGTGTTGATTGTATACACACCAAAGTAGCTTGATCTTACTCCTCATAATCTTAACTTTATTATCTCGGAGGAAAAGATATTATAAACAAGCTCTCTCTAATAGTATAGCACTCGAGTTGGCCACTCGTTATTGTCGGGAGTATTTGCGCACTAACCTTACTTGCTCTCTAACTTATACTTGTGCTCCCTTTCCCTTCACTCACATACCCTTCTTGTGTTGGTGGAATGCCCATTTTTCAACCTAGTGCTTGGTGGGGTTATTAACCGGGCAAGATACGTGGTTTACTTGTTTATTTTCCGAACGTGTGTGTTTACTTTCCGCACGATATTAATTGCTATATTGCTTATTATGCTAACGCGGATACTTTGGCCTAATATTGTTGAACTTTTGCTATCATTAAAGACTCTCAAGAACTCTCTCTCGATCTAAACAATATTTATTAGTCTCGCAAAGACTACATTAAACAAGGAGTTATCTTGTAATGAAGTTGTATACTAAAACACTTCGTATCTTTTTATACTTCGTCAAAGGACAAGTATATTCGTTCATATAGCCAAAAGAGCTTAAAAGGACTTTATTTTTATCTACAAACTCCAAGACACGTGAATATTATTTACTCGGAGGATTTTGTACGATAAACGTATTCTTCGATTTTAAAGACAAATCTATTGAGAAAGAATACTCTCAAGATCTTAAGCCTTCGAAAGGCTTAAAATCTTGATCTTTAATATTCTTCAACCAAGAATATTATTGTTAAACTCGTCTTTGTAAATCTAGCCAAAActctttttataaaacaaggatattTCATAGATATTGTTTTGTGAGTTTTGTAGTCAGgttgaagtgaagtgaggtgatcttcgttctaagatcCAAGTCCTAGACGTACTagcggggagttagtcgtcttcgcaccgtgaggaAAAGGAAAGACCGaagacctaagacctaagacctaagatccaagacggGCAAAAGcttagaagttcaaagactacatccggagtacaacgactttgaggaggtgacggggagttaTGCTCCAAGACAAGTTTTTTAAGTtcacatttatagtgaggaggtaacgggaatttacactccaagatatatatttgtaaaggcttctccgcctacttaaaggagtttctttatagtagagaaatctcgagtccggggaggagctcggggactggactaggggtgagtggactccaatgATTGAGTTAGccatcgcgaaccaggataaaatctctCGTGtggtattttcttttcttttctcatACTTCCGCATATTATAACTACTTGCACTCTCGATACACGTTTTAAAAAGgagataaactttttaaatcggagataaatttttaaattggggATTAAACTATTCAACCCCCTTCTAACTTAATAACCTCTGTATCGGACCTAACACATTCCTAAAATGCTAATTAACAGTTGTTACATTATGAACAGCAACCTAGGAACATACTATTTTGGGTACAACAAAAGTGAATGAATAGTGACTTGTCTCCTTTCCAGATAGCTATCCACGACTTTTTGTATTCTTGAGCTTCAAGCTATAGGCTTGGTAGGTCTGCTCCAAAACATCTTTTCTGCAGCATTCCTAAAGTTGAACATCTTTATCTACCACAAGATTGACTTGATGTGGAATCAAATCTAATCCAAGATCTCCGACGACAGTGACATAGGGACACCAGAACTTGCTGTCAAACAATGATTGGGATGACAGTGAAACTTACTTTACTGAGTTTTAATGATGAATGATTTTTAAGGAATTTCATGATAATTTTGAAGTGAAACCAAAGGTTTTCTGTATGAATAGAGCCCATATAATTAGAGAAggtaaaaattttgtatttgcTATGCACAACAATACAAGTAATATGTGCAGGTATTGTGTTTAAGAAACAACTGCCTATATCAGGCAAGAAAGATTATTGACCAAATTGATTGTAAATGGAAGCCTGTATTATGTGTCTAGCTACATCTTACATGGGTTGACAGGAGTTCCAATACATTATTAACTAAATTTATGACAATTTGTATTCATATCATcttttaatatactttttgtTAGTAGGGATTTCTGTCAGTGCATGGCTCTGAGAATTAGATATCAAACCTCGAAGCAATATTAGAATCCCAAGTACTATTTGATTTTTACTTTCTTTGCCATAAGCTATAGGAATAGTCATGTGTGTATATCAAGTAATCAAGTATTTTTACAAATGCAAGTTTCCAAGGTTATAACCAAAATCTAAAggaaaaaaaacttttttttacCGTACAAAGTACCTGCTGCTAATCGGAGAGTTATCATTTTCTAAATTGTTTctcctccattatttctctagaATATCCTCAATTGCAGGTTATCACaacttaaaattctaattttgatatatatatatatatatatatatatatatatatatatatatatatccattacatcttatataattttattgtctAATGCAAACAATTAGCTTATACATATGTGTAATTGATTTGTATTCTAATTTTGAGCATGACAAAGCTGTGAGATTTTCATATCTGCATGTACAAACTTTCCGTCCTTGCACGCCGCAATTATCCCATGTTGTCTCCCAATACATAGAGGAAGTCATCACTAGAGTTTTTAATCATGTCTTCTGATAGAGTTTGAAATGTGGATAATTTCCGATTCCTGGtgctagggctgagcaaaaatgAACCGTACaaattcggtccggttttgtttggaattttttaaaactccggTTAGTACGATTTTCGGTTAAGCCGAACTAAAAGTTCGGTTCGTTCCGGTTTTTGAAACATAGAATTTTGgtttaaccgaaataaccgaagtcacacacacacacacacacacacacatatatatatatatatgtgtgtgtgtgtgtgtgtgtgtgtgtatgtgtgtataaattatattcatatttaatatatataatttatatacattactGATGATTATTTACGATTATCTACTGTCTAGTGAGTAGTGTCTAAACTAAAGACTCTATTCTCTAACCCTAAAGCCCTCATTAGTAAGCCCCCCACCAGTCCACCACTCCACCAGCGCCTCCACCAAGAGTCCAAGACGGAAGACACCACCAGAGGCTCTGAGGCAGCTACTTCCGACGAGGCCTTGCGACTTCGGATTCAATCGAACTTCCGATTTCTACTTCCGATTTCAGGTATTTAAACAATTGAATGATTTCAGTTCGATTAAGATTAGTTCGAGCATGGATACTTATTTAGTTATTTCGAATCTTTGTTTAATTTGATTCTTAATCTTACTTCGATTCTTATTTGATAATTGGGTAATTGATACTTGGGTAATgaatcttatttattaattattattcgaAATATGTACTGTGAGACTAGATTTGTTGtctttaatttatttcttaacCAGGCTAGGTTATGGTTAAATTTTGATGATCAGTAGGTTCTTACTTGCTTTGTTAACCTAGTAGTAGCCTAGTAGGTATTGATTTTGAAACATGTACTTGTTTGGTttaagagtgattgacactttgcaccccttatgttttgatgttttttgatttggtctcaaataattttttttggcagtatgcaccctaaagttcgAAAAGCGTTTTGCTTTGCACCcttttgaccactctccgtttaattgacagttaaagttaacagacgtggggtttacactttgcaccccacgaatttaatttttttcatgagtattttgaaatatttttaaatttgtgcaTCAAGTTGTATTATCTATGGAAGAAAATTCAACAGTTATCATCTTATACATAACTTTATTGGTAAAAAGTAATGCAAGTAACCTTCCTACAAACTACTTTAAAAAAACTTGTCATCTCTTCTTGATACAGTGTAGTAGTAAATTAATTATCCTTATTGTTGCAAAAGTTGAACCATCGTACTACCTATAAGAACTTCAAGGTGACTTGGCCAAGAATGCCGGTTTCCATTTTCTCATAATGTACACGTACATTCTGCAATGTATATTTTTGAGAGGCTTGAGATAAAATTTACCATGCCACATGGtcatttgaaataatataaccTGAAGGAAGTTTCTTTACTAACCGGAAGACCCACAGCAGCACTCAACACAGTAATCTTGTTAATACAAGCTTTCAACTTTACATTACCTGAAAATGTTGCTTTTGGATTTTCCAACCTTCCATATGCAATTCCTGTcaacaacaaaaaatataaacgtTACTGGAAATCGTAAATATACAAAGATAAGCAAGCCTTTTTTGCAGCATGGCCCCCTCCATATGGTCTATTTAACTTAAAAGACTCCTTTACTTTTGCAAACCTGAACAGAAACATTAGTTTGTTTACCTGATGCTTATACAATATTAAGCACATGATCGTCACCATTCTTTAGAACTCCTTCATCCGATGCGATGTTAACACTGGAAGGAGAAACGAGCAACAATTCAGATGATTTCACCATAATACAAGACTTATGTATgcatattagttaaaaaaagctcctaaaaatatttcaaaatactcatgaataaaaattaaaattgtggggtgcaaagtgtagaccccacatctgttaactttaacggtcaattaaacggagagcGGTAGCGAAGCGCTTTTagaactttagggtgcatactgccaaaaaacaattgtttgagaccaaatcgaaaaatcacctaaacataaggggtgcaaagtgtcaatcactctttgTTTAATTAGTATTGTAGTAGCTCACAGCTTCCAACTCAACCAGAGTTACAAATGAAGGATTCCAACGATAACGAGGCGAATACTCAAGCAAGTTCTGCAAAGAGGAAAAGGAAGCCTATTGAAAAGAGGTCGGATGTGTGGGATCACTTCACAAAGTTCACGGACGCGGAGGGTTGCTTAAAATCAAGGTGCAATTATTGTGATAAAGAATATCATTGGATAGTTTATATGCAATTGAATTATTGTTTGATTCTGGTCTTTGCAATATTTTATGCTCTTTCATTAAAGGAGATTGCTCAAACTAATACCATTGACCTGGACATGGAATGGTAATCAATCACTTCATTGCCTCTGTCCATTTAGATTATTTATTTGGCTTATCGCTTATTTTCTGTtcaaatgattatttttttgcTTATTTTCTACTGAGTTTGATCAGTTGCTTTTCTTACATTTACTACTTGAGATGTTGTAGTATATAGTGTTTCTAGTTGAATACAAAGTACATTCTGTTTCATGTTCTTAATTAGTTAGAACTTCAAGC
Protein-coding regions in this window:
- the LOC108219571 gene encoding uncharacterized protein LOC108219571 is translated as MLNQLTQTLATLVGNQQPAQRSIVSEFKRLNPPTFDGATDPAIVEKWIQEMEKAFELMGSNDGQKVTLAVYQLQGSAYDWWLMEQRRIEENTDPMTWDRFKTALTDKYFPRSVRVQKERDFIRLEQGDRTVVEYEAEFVRLSKYAPTLVADEISRARRLEEGLRENIRHAVANFELTTYEQILNKALVVERGMVEVLKKKDEETKKRSEPSGGFNGTGSSKKFNNRGTGGNANKGNQGGKLQCSRCGRNHLDKDCRWNTGACFSCDEMGHRVAECPNRDSTRDKDNGNKATLAALLGPNYGRVYQHEPNEN